DNA sequence from the Alteribacter lacisalsi genome:
AGGAAAGTACATATACAGAAGAAGCTGAATTTGATCTGATTCTCCCTGCTTACGGGAAAATAAAAAACCGGGCACGACTGGAAACCATTCTTGCAAGGCTCAACAGCCTGAATCTGTCAGGTTCACCTGCTGACCAATTGATGCAGCAGGCTGTCTTCTTTGAGTCGCTTCTCTTCCTTCAGCGGGAGGCTGTAAGACTGCCCACAAGTGCGGAACAGGTAGCCAATGATGTTGTACGATTCCTCCACAGTCATTACCGGGAAACAGATCTCACTGTGGAGAGGATGGCCAAAGTGCTTCTGTATCATGCCGATTACCTGTCCAGGTGTATGAAACGCACGACCGGGCTCACCCCGGGGCAGTATCTGAACCGTTACCGGATTGAACGGGCAAAGGAGCTGCTGAATACAACCGAACTGGATTTAGGTGCAGTAGCCGTGGAAGTGGGTATTTCGGACCGCAGTTATTTCTCCCGGCTGTTTAAAAAGACAGAGGGGGTAACACCGACAGCCTTCAGGAGCCTGAGAATAAGGGGGCGTTAGGGGAAACGTGACGGGAAATTTGCGCAACCGATTGCAGTTCGTTATTCAGACATAGCGATTTTGTGAAAAATAGGCTTAAATCAAAGGAATCAAAAACGGTTGAAATTATACTGAAAAAATAGAAAACGGTTACAAAAAAATAGAGAAAAAGGGTTGTTTTTATTTAAAGGTGCCTATATAATGAAGTTGTAAAGATGATGCAAACGATTTCACAGAGCTTTTGCCAGCCTGTGAATTGTTTTTGCCTCATTTGTGCAAACGGTTGTCTTGCATTTCGTACTCAAAGCTGAAAACAGGCCATTGGTCCTTTGTTTAAGAAGACCATTTAGAATCTCTTCTGATCTGAAAGCGCTTAAGGCGCGGACAGAAGGAATCTGGTGAAGGCTTCCGCAAAAGAGTACATAAAAGAGGGACAATAGATTGCACAAAACAAACACATACTTATTTCTAAGGGGGAAACACCATGTTTAAAGCCAAGTTTTTGACACCGGCAGCACTTCTTGCTCTATCCGTCGGCCTTGTTGCCTGTGGCGGCGGGGATGACGAAGCGGATGAAACTCCGGCAGATGATAACGGAACAGAAGAAAACGGAGAAGCTGCTGAAGGGGATGCGGACGAGCCCGAAAAACCAGAAGAGCTTTCCATGTGGGTAAACGATGAGGATTCACAGCTCCAGGCATACGAGGATATCGCAGAGCGATTTGAAGATGAGTATGACATCGCTGTAAACATTACACCTTTCTCCATGCTTGATCAAACCGATGCGATTAGTCTGGACGGTCCATCCGGACAGGGTCCTGACCTTTTCTTCCAGCCGCATGACCGTATGGGAGACATCGTTCTTCAGGGGCTTGCACGCGAGCTTGAGCTTACAGACGATCAGGCAGAACGCCTTTCTGAATACAACGAAGAAGCTGTTACATCCTTCAGCTTCGAAGGTGAGCAGTACGGAATTCCTGCAGTTGTGGAAACGTATGCACTATTCTACAACACAGATATTATCGACGAAGCTCCGGCCACTGTGGACGAGCTTATGGCAATTGCCGAAGAGCACACGGACATGGGAGCTGACCAGTACGGATTCCTTATGGAAGCAACAAACCTTTACTTCGTATACCCGTTCCTGACTGGTGCAGGCGGATATATCTTTGACCAGGACGAAGACGGTGTCTACAACACTGAAGATATCGGTCTTAACAATGATGGTGCTGTAGAAGGCGCTGAATTGATCCAGTCATGGTTCGAAAACGACTACATGCCGACTGGCGTTGACGGCGACATCATGAACGGTCTCTTCCAGAGCGGTGACGTGGCAACAGTAATCACTGGACCATGGGCAATTCCTGACTACCGTGACGCGCTTGGCGACAGCCTTGCAGTTGCGATGCTTCCTGAGTGGGACGGCGATCAGCTGAACTCCTTCTCCGGTAACAAAGGATGGCTCGTATCCGAGTACTCGGAAAACCATTACTGGGCAACTGAACTTGCCCTGTTCCTGACGAACGCAGAAAGTTCCGAGCATTACTTCGAAACAGCTGGTGAGCTTCCGGCTCACACGGCAGTAGAGATCGATGATGAATTTATGAGCGCTGTATTTGATCAGTCGCAGGTAGCAGAGCCAATGCCGAACGTACCTGAAATGAGCCAGGTATGGGAGCCGGTTGCTGACGCACTGCAGTTTATCTCCCAGGGAGATGACCCGCAGGAAGTACTTGACGAAGCAGTAGAACAGATCCGTGAGCAGATTTCCATCATGGGTCAATAATCAGGAAAAAAGAAGGGATTGGAGACATCACTCTCCAATCCCGATTCTTTAAAGCAGGAGGACGCAACTATGGCTGCAAACGATAATCAACCAGACGTAAAGATCGTGAATAAACAACACAATCCAACTGTAGCTGCATTGCTATCGATCATTCCAGGTTTCGGGCAAATGTACAATAAGCGGTTTGTCAAAGGTGCAGTCTTATTCATTCTCTTTGCGGCTTTTGTTGGAGTATTAGCTGAATTTATTACAGATGGTCTTCAGGGACTTGTCACACTTGGGGAAGTTCCACGGGAAGATGATTCCCGACTCTTTCTGAGCTATGGAATTCTGTCTCTGATCTTTCTAAGCTTCTTTATTACATTTTATGTCTTTAATATTCTGGACGCTCGTAAGGACGCAAAGAGAATTCAATTAGGCTGGGAAATCCCCGGGATCAGACAGGGTTTTAAGAATGCCTGGGATAATGGTTTTCCTTATTTCCTTATCGCACCTGGATTGTTCCTGCTTGTCTTCGTTGTTATTTTCCCGCTTCTTTTCATGGTGGGACTGGCATTTACGAACTACAATCTGTATAACGCCCCGCCAAGAAATATTCTTGACTGGGTCGGCTTTGACAACTTTGTCCGACTCTTTACCATTTCTGAATGGCGGAACACGTTCTTCAGTGTACTATCCTGGACGCTGATCTGGACATTTGTTGCAACGACACTGCAGATTGCTCTGGCGCTCTTCCTTGCCATTCTCGTTAACGATGCACGGGTAAAAGGGAAGAAGCTGATTCGGACAGTATTCATTCTTCCATGGGCTGTTCCTGGCTTTGTTTCCATTATTATCTTTTCTGCTCTTTTTAACGATAACTTCGGAGCGATTAACCGGGATATTATAGTCCCGCTCTTTGGTTCAGGTATCCCGTGGATGAGCGATCCTTTCTGGGCGAAAGTGGCCCTGATTATGATTCAGGTGTGGCTCGGCTTCCCGTTCGTATTCGCACTCTTTACCGGGGTACTGCAGAGTATTTCCAGCGACTGGTACGAAGCAGCCGATATCGACGGGGCGAACCGCTGGCAGAAATTCAGCAACATTACCTTCCCGCACGTGATGTTCGCGACGGCACCGCTTCTGATCATGCAGTATTCGTTTAACTTTAACAATTTTAATATTATTTATCTGTTTAACCAGGGGGGGCCGCCGGTTCGGGGACAGGTCGCCGGAGGAACCGATATTCTCATATCCTGGGTCTACGGACTGACATTTGAAACCCAGCAGTTTAATATGGCTGCTGCCATCTCGATCATTCTCGGACTTCTGGTTGTCACATTCGCCTTCTTCCAGTTCCGCCGTTCACGATCGTTTAAAGAGGAGGGGCAGATTTAATGAGTATTCAAGCAGCAAAGACACGTAAACCGATGAGTAAAAGAAGAAAAAATTTCCTTGAACTTGCATTGATTTATACAATTATCGGGGTCATGTTCGTGATCATTTTCTACCCTCTTCTGTGGGCACTGGGTCTTTCCCTTAATCCGGGGTCCAGCATGTACGGCGCCCGGATGATTCCTGATAACTGGTCACTGGAACACTACGTCTGGCTCTTCACGGATCCGCGAAGCAACTATGTTCAGTGGTACCAGAACACGCTGATTGTCGCATTCTCCACCTCTTTGATCGCCACCTTTATGGTTGCCCTCGTAGCTTATGCGTTCTCAAGATACCGCTTTGTCGGACGTAAGAACGGACTATACGCGTTCCTTCTTGTCCAGATGTTCCCGGTACTGATGGCGATGGTAGCCCTTTACATCCTGCTTAATATGGTCGGTCTTCTTGATTCCCTTCTTGGTCTGATCATTATCTATGTAGGCGGCGCCATTCCGATGAATGCGTTCCTGGTAAAAGGATATTTCGATACGATTCCGCGGGAGCTTGATGAATCTGCCCGCATCGACGGTGCAGGTCACCTGCGCGTATTCTTCCAGATCATGCTTCCGCTCGCGAAGCCGATTCTGGCGGTTGTTGCCCTCTTTAACTTCATGGCACCGTTCATGGACTTCATTCTGCCGCGGATTGTACTCCGGAGTCCGGAGAACTTTACGCTCGCACTGGGACTGTTTAACTTCGTAAACGACCAGTTCGCCAACAACTTTACGCGATTTGCAGCCGGTGCGATTCTAATCGCTGTACCAATCGCAGCAGTTTATCTGTTCCTGCAGCGCTACCTTATTTCCGGACTTACTTCAGGGGCTACGAAAGGGTAGAAGGTGCTGCTTGTCTTAGTGAGATACGGTTTAAAGAAAGAGCCCCTCTTTCTTCCGTATCTTTTTATTTGCAAAAATACCGCAAATTCAGGAGGAATGTATGATGCAGGATACGAGTTTTGCCATCCATCCTGGTAAAGAAAATCAGATTGAGGGCACAGACTATCGCGATATTGGAAATGTCCTTTCTATTGAGAAGGGTGAAACCCATCTGAATCTGGAGTGTGAGAACGGATTTGTTACGGTTCTGTTTTACAGTGATGATGCAGCCAGAATTGTGATGAATCAGAAACACTCACCTGTACTGGATGAAAGCTTTGCCGTAATCCA
Encoded proteins:
- a CDS encoding sugar ABC transporter permease; protein product: MAANDNQPDVKIVNKQHNPTVAALLSIIPGFGQMYNKRFVKGAVLFILFAAFVGVLAEFITDGLQGLVTLGEVPREDDSRLFLSYGILSLIFLSFFITFYVFNILDARKDAKRIQLGWEIPGIRQGFKNAWDNGFPYFLIAPGLFLLVFVVIFPLLFMVGLAFTNYNLYNAPPRNILDWVGFDNFVRLFTISEWRNTFFSVLSWTLIWTFVATTLQIALALFLAILVNDARVKGKKLIRTVFILPWAVPGFVSIIIFSALFNDNFGAINRDIIVPLFGSGIPWMSDPFWAKVALIMIQVWLGFPFVFALFTGVLQSISSDWYEAADIDGANRWQKFSNITFPHVMFATAPLLIMQYSFNFNNFNIIYLFNQGGPPVRGQVAGGTDILISWVYGLTFETQQFNMAAAISIILGLLVVTFAFFQFRRSRSFKEEGQI
- a CDS encoding AraC family transcriptional regulator encodes the protein MKTIKVRVPPVPVFIKGGKGSFRKGRKHLSRTFEVFDLLVVHKGTLYMEEEGIRYDVKEGEYLLLVPGVFHGGYRACTEDTEMYWVHFRLPGSFEIVPNCSFDWSDILKKESTYTEEAEFDLILPAYGKIKNRARLETILARLNSLNLSGSPADQLMQQAVFFESLLFLQREAVRLPTSAEQVANDVVRFLHSHYRETDLTVERMAKVLLYHADYLSRCMKRTTGLTPGQYLNRYRIERAKELLNTTELDLGAVAVEVGISDRSYFSRLFKKTEGVTPTAFRSLRIRGR
- a CDS encoding sugar ABC transporter substrate-binding protein, translating into MFKAKFLTPAALLALSVGLVACGGGDDEADETPADDNGTEENGEAAEGDADEPEKPEELSMWVNDEDSQLQAYEDIAERFEDEYDIAVNITPFSMLDQTDAISLDGPSGQGPDLFFQPHDRMGDIVLQGLARELELTDDQAERLSEYNEEAVTSFSFEGEQYGIPAVVETYALFYNTDIIDEAPATVDELMAIAEEHTDMGADQYGFLMEATNLYFVYPFLTGAGGYIFDQDEDGVYNTEDIGLNNDGAVEGAELIQSWFENDYMPTGVDGDIMNGLFQSGDVATVITGPWAIPDYRDALGDSLAVAMLPEWDGDQLNSFSGNKGWLVSEYSENHYWATELALFLTNAESSEHYFETAGELPAHTAVEIDDEFMSAVFDQSQVAEPMPNVPEMSQVWEPVADALQFISQGDDPQEVLDEAVEQIREQISIMGQ
- a CDS encoding sugar ABC transporter permease, whose protein sequence is MSKRRKNFLELALIYTIIGVMFVIIFYPLLWALGLSLNPGSSMYGARMIPDNWSLEHYVWLFTDPRSNYVQWYQNTLIVAFSTSLIATFMVALVAYAFSRYRFVGRKNGLYAFLLVQMFPVLMAMVALYILLNMVGLLDSLLGLIIIYVGGAIPMNAFLVKGYFDTIPRELDESARIDGAGHLRVFFQIMLPLAKPILAVVALFNFMAPFMDFILPRIVLRSPENFTLALGLFNFVNDQFANNFTRFAAGAILIAVPIAAVYLFLQRYLISGLTSGATKG